A single region of the Anaerococcus urinomassiliensis genome encodes:
- a CDS encoding aminoacyl-histidine dipeptidase: MEIKELNPKEVWKFFSEISEIPRCSGDEEAISNYLVNFAKERNLDVRQDEANNVVIRKEASKGFEDKPIVALQAHMDMVCVKDDDSKHNFDTDPIKLLIDGDWVRADGTTLGADDGMGVAYILAILDDENLDHPGLEAIITTEEETSMLGAQALDTSDIKAKYLLNIDSEEEGYITIGCAGGLDLPISFDKEYEKANGDFIKVSLQGFEGGHSGMEIHKARLNAIKALSRLLLDIDGLQIAELAGGVKRNAIASNAYAIVSVADKTEAIDIINQRKDDILNESKDTDPKGTIAVEEASFDGEVLTKDLSKRFIDCLFTLPNGLVKRHEGETITSSNIGILEEDDKEIRLSCMVRSQFDSAKHSIADQVMKIVENYGGSAEIKSEYPGWQREDTPLIDLSNDIWKDLHGDDMIIATTHGGLECGLLKGTLKDVEMISFGPEIHGAHSPAEKVHIKSVENNYKFLVELLKRI; encoded by the coding sequence ATGGAAATTAAAGAATTAAACCCTAAAGAAGTATGGAAATTTTTCAGTGAAATAAGTGAGATTCCTAGATGTTCAGGTGATGAAGAAGCTATTTCAAATTATTTGGTAAATTTTGCCAAGGAAAGAAATTTAGATGTGCGCCAAGATGAGGCAAATAATGTAGTTATTAGAAAAGAAGCATCAAAAGGTTTTGAAGATAAGCCAATTGTGGCCCTTCAAGCTCACATGGATATGGTTTGTGTAAAAGATGATGATTCTAAGCACAATTTTGACACAGACCCTATCAAATTATTAATTGATGGTGATTGGGTAAGAGCTGATGGTACAACTCTAGGAGCTGACGATGGTATGGGAGTTGCCTATATCCTAGCTATCCTAGATGATGAAAATCTCGATCATCCAGGTCTTGAAGCGATCATCACAACAGAAGAAGAAACTTCTATGCTTGGTGCTCAAGCTCTCGACACATCAGATATTAAGGCCAAATATCTTTTAAACATTGACTCCGAAGAAGAGGGATATATCACAATTGGCTGTGCTGGTGGTCTTGACCTGCCAATTTCCTTTGACAAAGAATACGAAAAAGCTAATGGTGATTTCATAAAAGTAAGCCTACAAGGATTTGAAGGTGGCCATTCAGGTATGGAAATCCACAAGGCCCGCCTAAATGCAATCAAAGCCTTATCTCGTCTACTTCTTGACATAGATGGACTTCAAATTGCTGAGCTTGCTGGTGGAGTAAAGAGAAATGCTATAGCTTCAAATGCCTATGCAATAGTTTCTGTTGCTGATAAGACAGAAGCGATTGATATTATAAATCAAAGAAAAGATGACATCCTAAACGAATCTAAAGATACAGATCCAAAGGGTACAATCGCAGTGGAAGAAGCAAGTTTTGATGGGGAAGTTCTCACCAAAGATTTATCAAAAAGATTTATCGACTGCCTATTTACCCTACCAAATGGTCTAGTAAAGAGACATGAGGGTGAAACTATAACTTCATCAAACATTGGAATCCTAGAAGAAGATGACAAGGAAATAAGACTTTCTTGCATGGTAAGATCTCAATTTGATTCTGCCAAACATTCTATAGCAGACCAAGTTATGAAGATAGTAGAAAATTATGGTGGATCTGCTGAAATTAAGAGCGAATATCCAGGTTGGCAAAGAGAAGATACTCCACTAATAGATCTTTCAAATGATATTTGGAAAGACCTACACGGTGATGATATGATAATTGCCACAACCCACGGCGGACTAGAATGTGGTTTGCTAAAGGGAACACTAAAAGATGTAGAAATGATTTCATTTGGACCAGAAATCCACGGAGCTCACTCTCCAGCAGAAAAAGTCCACATCAAATCAGTTGAAAACAACTACAAATTCTTAGTTGAATTACTAAAAAGAATATAA
- the hemZ gene encoding coproporphyrinogen dehydrogenase HemZ, whose translation MKINLLDKNKRKIVYDILNIFYDHSDIEFVEEGDIDIFDDEIVFKDRSYHYEDNYQLKSTLYNMLVKERGYESPWGMLTGSKPSKLLQKYKADELKEKYFISDEKLDLLIDVKNEQDKLSFDENNYNLYINIPFCPSRCSYCSYPTLIGPNHDRSAYIDALCYEIDNIDKTGDLVSIYVGGGTPSDLSHYDLERLLDKINEHFFSFEYIFEAGREDTLDDKKLKLLSNYGVTGISLNPQTFNERVIKSVCRAYDFNHFLKIYKVARELGFVINMDFIIGLVGENAETFAKNFEILEKLQPDNITFHALASKVGSKYRENNKMGSIKDALIISDAIKKFTENNSYKPYYLYRQKNIISNLENVGYQKNNTAQHYNIAINEELENIIGLGMNANSKLMDGKKYRNPRNLRDYMENIDRIVEEKNLIKRNYKNTRKS comes from the coding sequence ATGAAAATTAACTTGCTTGATAAAAATAAGAGAAAAATTGTATATGATATCCTAAATATTTTCTATGACCATAGTGATATAGAATTCGTAGAAGAAGGAGATATCGATATTTTCGATGACGAGATTGTTTTTAAGGATAGGTCTTATCATTACGAAGATAACTACCAGCTCAAATCTACCTTGTATAACATGCTAGTAAAAGAAAGAGGATATGAGTCGCCATGGGGGATGCTAACAGGATCTAAGCCTTCTAAACTCTTACAAAAATATAAGGCAGATGAATTAAAAGAAAAATACTTCATATCAGATGAGAAGCTGGATCTGCTTATAGATGTAAAAAATGAGCAAGATAAATTATCTTTTGACGAAAATAACTATAATCTTTATATAAATATTCCATTTTGCCCATCCAGGTGTTCATACTGCTCCTATCCAACCCTAATTGGGCCGAATCATGATAGGTCTGCCTATATAGATGCTCTTTGCTATGAAATTGATAATATTGATAAGACAGGTGACTTGGTTTCAATTTATGTAGGGGGAGGGACTCCCTCAGATTTGTCCCACTATGATCTTGAAAGACTTTTAGATAAGATAAATGAACATTTTTTCTCTTTTGAATATATTTTTGAAGCTGGCAGGGAAGATACCCTTGATGATAAAAAACTTAAATTACTTAGCAATTATGGTGTAACAGGTATATCATTAAATCCACAAACCTTTAATGAAAGAGTCATAAAATCAGTTTGCAGGGCCTATGACTTTAATCACTTTCTTAAGATATATAAAGTAGCTAGGGAATTAGGCTTTGTAATAAATATGGACTTTATTATTGGTCTTGTAGGTGAGAATGCAGAAACTTTTGCCAAAAATTTTGAAATCCTAGAAAAGCTCCAGCCAGATAATATTACCTTCCATGCTCTAGCCAGCAAGGTTGGCAGCAAATACAGGGAAAATAATAAAATGGGATCTATTAAAGATGCTCTGATCATAAGTGATGCCATAAAAAAATTCACAGAAAATAATTCTTACAAGCCCTACTATCTATACCGCCAAAAAAATATCATCTCTAATCTTGAAAACGTGGGATACCAAAAAAATAATACAGCCCAACACTACAATATAGCAATTAATGAAGAGCTAGAGAATATTATAGGACTTGGCATGAATGCCAATTCCAAGCTAATGGATGGAAAAAAATACAGAAATCCCAGAAACTTGAGGGATTATATGGAGAATATTGATAGGATTGTTGAAGAAAAAAATTTAATTAAAAGGAATTATAAAAACACTAGAAAGAGCTGA
- a CDS encoding LytTR family DNA-binding domain-containing protein, with amino-acid sequence MRVEIVVDENLKEKEVIIKTPKIDQESLDIKEKISANEIEVLSGIYDDKLEIIDLDDIIRIYANDKKVFTVTEKKTYLMKLPLYKIEDYLSGKNFVRISNSEIINLDKTKNFDFKYLGTISCEMDNGDICFVSRRAMKKVREILGV; translated from the coding sequence ATGAGAGTTGAGATAGTAGTTGATGAAAATTTAAAAGAAAAGGAAGTTATAATCAAAACTCCAAAAATAGACCAGGAAAGCCTTGATATCAAAGAAAAAATCTCGGCTAATGAAATAGAGGTCCTATCGGGCATCTATGACGATAAGCTTGAAATCATAGACCTTGATGACATCATAAGAATCTATGCCAATGACAAGAAAGTATTCACAGTAACTGAAAAAAAGACTTACCTTATGAAGCTTCCCCTTTATAAAATCGAAGACTACTTAAGTGGGAAAAATTTTGTAAGAATATCAAATTCTGAGATTATAAATTTGGATAAGACCAAAAATTTTGATTTTAAGTACCTTGGTACCATAAGCTGTGAAATGGACAATGGGGATATCTGCTTTGTATCTCGCAGGGCTATGAAAAAAGTAAGAGAAATACTTGGAGTCTAG
- a CDS encoding C39 family peptidase: protein MRKRGKKKLSFFRTLIILVFIVVIYNFLRTRYNETKYYVDSPLDSIGNIFSQVFTSGDYKTDNKRTLKRNLQKEADGGNYKARWIVDNFDYLNDSLIYLAGNDSDAIDFVYNYSNEITDFEYYPGESVDLERSTPYFLQWDNRWAYDYLGDSVIGLAGCGPTSMAMVLARLEGDTSIDPAKIAIDAQNYMTDEGIGWKFFNDEANMYGYTTYDIANDESSMIEALENGPLIVSVNKGIFTLFGHILVIDSYQDGKFVINDPNSMKKSEKSWSYDEIKDQIAHIWLVN from the coding sequence ATGAGAAAACGAGGAAAAAAGAAACTTAGTTTTTTTAGAACTTTAATTATCTTAGTTTTTATAGTTGTAATTTATAATTTTCTAAGAACTAGATACAATGAAACTAAATACTACGTCGATTCTCCCTTAGATTCCATTGGCAATATTTTTAGCCAAGTTTTTACAAGCGGTGATTACAAGACTGATAACAAGAGAACTTTAAAAAGAAATTTACAAAAAGAAGCTGATGGAGGAAATTACAAAGCGAGATGGATAGTAGATAATTTTGATTACTTGAATGATAGCTTGATATATCTAGCAGGCAATGATTCTGATGCCATTGACTTTGTCTATAATTATTCAAATGAGATTACAGATTTTGAGTATTATCCAGGAGAATCTGTAGATCTTGAAAGAAGTACCCCATATTTTCTCCAATGGGACAACAGGTGGGCCTATGACTACCTAGGAGATTCCGTAATTGGTCTTGCTGGCTGTGGCCCAACATCTATGGCCATGGTTCTAGCAAGATTAGAGGGAGATACTTCCATAGATCCAGCAAAAATCGCCATTGATGCCCAAAATTATATGACTGACGAAGGTATAGGATGGAAGTTTTTTAATGACGAAGCAAATATGTATGGATACACTACTTATGATATTGCCAATGATGAAAGTTCGATGATAGAGGCCTTGGAAAATGGTCCACTTATAGTTTCTGTAAACAAGGGAATATTTACTCTCTTTGGCCATATTCTTGTGATTGATTCCTATCAGGACGGCAAATTTGTCATAAACGATCCCAATAGTATGAAAAAAAGTGAAAAATCTTGGTCTTACGATGAAATCAAAGATCAAATAGCCCATATTTGGCTGGTTAATTGA
- a CDS encoding HPr family phosphocarrier protein — MYEQKVTLTNEIGLHARPASIFIRAAVKFPCDITVEKNGRSYNAKSIMSVLSMSASNGDELTIKASGDDEEDAVKALVDVIDNKINQNN, encoded by the coding sequence ATGTACGAGCAAAAAGTCACACTAACTAATGAGATTGGCTTGCATGCCAGACCTGCATCGATTTTCATCAGAGCTGCTGTAAAATTTCCGTGCGATATTACTGTAGAGAAGAATGGTAGAAGTTACAATGCAAAGTCTATCATGTCAGTTCTTAGCATGAGTGCTTCTAACGGCGACGAGCTCACCATTAAAGCAAGTGGTGATGATGAAGAAGATGCCGTAAAAGCTTTAGTTGATGTTATAGATAATAAAATAAATCAAAATAATTAA
- a CDS encoding glycosyltransferase family 2 protein, translating to MAKIDIVIPVYNGEDFIGQTIKSIEDNNFADINIIIVDDGSIDGTELVISTLMRKYDNISYYKKENAGVSSSRNFAIEKSTSPYICFLDADDLYHKDFLQKMYGRIKSTNADTCTCGYYKLIGQETRPMKSAFSKKDFLVNYLISKNKLHISSFLIKREVIFDNNIRFDESSSYGEDIEFMTRVIKYSRKIEIVPEYLTYYRIDSTRPTLSSFSLDKIKSDIDFSNRLINDQKLNLSPREKAAVNHKLVANIVSKLLIGLDLGYDKKEIRDIYEKNRAIIDNRTNAFGLRSIKLFLTINKLRNKIGY from the coding sequence ATGGCCAAGATAGATATTGTAATTCCTGTTTACAATGGGGAGGATTTTATAGGTCAAACTATAAAATCGATAGAAGATAATAATTTTGCCGATATTAATATTATAATTGTTGATGATGGCTCTATTGACGGGACGGAATTGGTAATTTCTACGTTAATGAGAAAATATGACAACATTTCATATTATAAAAAAGAAAATGCTGGAGTGTCTTCCTCTAGAAATTTTGCTATAGAAAAATCTACCAGCCCTTATATATGTTTTTTGGATGCGGATGATCTTTATCATAAAGATTTTTTGCAAAAAATGTATGGGCGAATTAAATCTACAAATGCTGATACTTGCACATGTGGATATTATAAGTTGATTGGACAAGAAACTAGGCCTATGAAAAGTGCCTTTAGCAAAAAAGATTTTCTGGTAAATTACCTAATCAGCAAAAATAAACTTCATATTAGCAGTTTTCTAATAAAAAGAGAAGTGATTTTTGATAATAATATCCGTTTTGATGAATCTTCTTCCTATGGTGAAGATATAGAGTTTATGACACGTGTCATAAAATATTCAAGAAAAATTGAAATAGTCCCAGAATATTTGACCTACTATAGGATTGATTCGACTAGACCGACCTTGTCGAGCTTTTCTTTGGATAAAATTAAATCCGACATAGATTTTTCTAATAGGCTAATAAATGATCAAAAGCTAAATTTAAGTCCAAGAGAAAAGGCTGCTGTAAATCACAAACTTGTGGCAAATATTGTAAGTAAATTGCTTATAGGTCTTGACCTCGGCTATGACAAGAAAGAAATTAGAGATATTTATGAGAAAAACAGGGCCATTATTGACAACAGGACAAATGCTTTTGGCCTAAGGTCAATCAAACTTTTCTTAACAATTAATAAACTAAGGAATAAAATTGGGTATTAG